The Ascidiaceihabitans donghaensis genome includes the window CCATCCGTGCTGACAAACGCCAGTTGGAACAGGTGCTTATGAACCTTGTGGTCAACGCGCGCGACGCAATGCCAGACGGCGGAGAAATTCGTATCGTCACTGAATGCGAAACGCTAACGCAACCGCTGGATCGCGGGCAGGTCAGTGTGCCAGCGGGATCCTATGTAACTGTTCGCGTCAATGATGAAGGCGTCGGTATCGCACCAGACAAGCTGCAAAAAGTGTTTGAGCCGTTTTTCACAACCAAACGAACAGGGGAAGGTACGGGATTGGGCCTGTCCACGGCGTACGGCATCGTCAAACAAACAGGCGGGTATATTTTTGTCGATAGCAAGTTGGGCGAGGGCACGTGCTTTACCCTTTATTTCCCTGTGCTTGACGCAGTCGTACCCAAACCCGAAGTGGCGCGCCGCGCAAAACCCAAAGAGGTGCCAAATCACGGCGATGGTGTCATTCTGCTGGTAGAAGACGAAGCCCCTGTGCGCGCCTTTGCCAGCCGTGCGTTGCGCTTGCGCGGCTATACAGTCCTAGAGGCCGATTCCGCCGAAACGGCATTGAAGACATTGGAAGACCAGTCATTGAATGTCGATTTGTTCGTGACGGATGTTGTGATGCCGGGCAAGGATGGTCCAAGTTGGGTCCGTGAAGCCTTGCAAGACCGCCCCGATGTGCGTGTTGTCTTTGTATCCGGTTATGCTGAGGACAAATTCAGCGATGCCAAAAACAAAATTCCCAACTCAGTGTTCTTGCCCAAACCGTTTTCGCTAAACGATTTGACGGAAACGGTGCATCGCCAATTGCACTAGCAATTTCAGGGTATCAAAGACGCCAAATACCTGCATTTTCCATCAAGAAATGCTGTTATACAGTGCAAATTCAGCATCGAATTTACGCTTGAACCGCATTTCCACATCGGCAGACAGGTCTTGAGGCACCGCAGGCGACACGTTTTCGCGCGCAAGATCAAAAGTCACCCCAAGACGGTTGGTCAAAAAGTCTTGCAGCTTGGGCTGGTCTTCATATTTGAACAAATGCGTGATGCCAGTGCCATTTGGTTGCGCTTCCAGAAATTTCGACTGCGCCCCAACATCGGCAAATCCCGGTTTGTTGCCTTTCATATAGGCCAAAACGAAATCGTCAAAGCTGATCCCATGCGTTGCATTGGGTTTGCCTTTCATGAAGTCACGTTGGCGGTAGCGCCACCAACTGCCCAACCAGCTGACAGGTTCGCGCATCACAGCCATCAGTTCCAGTTCAACATCACATACCTTTAAAAACATCGGCCGCACAAAACGGTTGTAGCGATAAACCGGCGCATGTTTCAGCATCGGTGGCTCAGAAATCACCATATCCGCACGCCCGCGCAATGCCGTCTCGTAAGCTGTCGTTCCCGTTTTAGGAACAGATAGAAACGCCAAGCGTTCTTTGAAAAATATCAACATCGGGGACCTATTTGCGGCACGTGATCAGTGGCGTGCAACATTGCCTGCTTGGCCCTGTAACGCAATCTTTTGTTTCAGGTAGCTGACACAAATCGCGGCAGGCTGTGTACCCGAATTTCGGGCAGTTCACCGTCCCATTTGACCATCCGCACCAAAGCCGAATGTGCAATGTTGCCTTGGCTCAATTGCGTTGATCCTACATCACGCGTCAAAACATTAGGATTGCCGTGCACACACATCACTTCGCCATCCACTTCGCGTAAATCCAGCCAAGCCCCGGTGGGCAATGAGATACAATCGGGGCGCATATGAGCGCTGATCCGAACCCCTGCCAAACACGCGCCACGATCATTGAACACCTTTACGGTGTCCCCATTCACAACCCCATGCGCCGTAGCGGCGTCGGGATGCACTGTGCAGACTTCGCGTCCCTGCGATTTGCTGCGCTTTGACGGACCGCCTGTATCGTTCTGACTGTGCAGACGGGTGTCGGGTTGCCCTGAAAGCAAATGGAACTGCCCCTGTGCCGCATCGCACAGGCTTTCCACAGGCATGCGCCATTCCGGCGACGCGGGGCAATCGTCAAGCTGCATTGCCGCGACGGTCGCACTTTCCATTTCGATACGCCCGCTGTGCGTGGCGCGGCGATGCGTATCCGGGTCTTTCCGGAACGCCTCCATCTGGATTTGCCGTCTGCCTGTCCCTGAAAAATCGAACAGGCCTTGTGTTTTGAACGATGTCCAATCGGGCAATTCGATACCCTGCGATGATCCGGCGGTTTGGCAGGCTTGCCACAAAGTATGCTGCCACTCCTCAGCTGATCGACCTTCCGAGAAGGCCGCCTGCGTTCCAAAACGCAGGGACAGGTCTGAAAAAATATCGTAGTCATCACGCGACTGGCCGTAAGGCGACACTGCAGAGGACATATACAGCATCGCAGTTTCCAGACGGTTTATCATGATATCATCGCGTTCCAGCGCAGAGGTCGTTGGCAAAACAATATCAGCGCGGCGGGCCGTCGCCGTCCAACTGTGGTCCATAACAACAACAGTTTGCGGGCTGCGCCACGCCTTATCCAAACGGATCAAATCTTGATGGTGGTGAAACGGATTGCCGCCGGACCACCACACCAGTTTGGCATCCGGATATGTTCGCGCTTGCCCGTTGTAGGAATATGAACCGCCTGGGCTTTCCAACATGTCTGTCACACGCGCCACAGGGATGTAATCCTGTACCGGGTTTTGTCCTTGCGGCACTGACGGCCAATTGTAGACCTTATGCGGGCGTCCCACAGATTCCGTTGATCCGTACCCGTATCCGAAACCGGTGCCCGGCAATCCGATCTGGCCCAATACACACGCCAGACACAAGCCCCCCCAGATTGTGATTTCGCCGCCTTCAGCACGTTGCATGGACCATGCCATGTTGATCATCGTTTTTGATGTGCCCATGCGATGCGCAAGATCACGTATGTCCTGCGCAGGAACATCGCAAATTTGCGCTGCCCATTCCGGTGTTTTGGGGATGCCATCCGACCCTTTGACGTAGTCTTCGAAACGCTGGGCGCCGGTGGTGCATCTGTTTAGAAAATCTGAATTGGCGTGACCATTGCGAAATACCTCGAAGGCAAG containing:
- a CDS encoding gamma-glutamyl kinase translates to MLIFFKERLAFLSVPKTGTTAYETALRGRADMVISEPPMLKHAPVYRYNRFVRPMFLKVCDVELELMAVMREPVSWLGSWWRYRQRDFMKGKPNATHGISFDDFVLAYMKGNKPGFADVGAQSKFLEAQPNGTGITHLFKYEDQPKLQDFLTNRLGVTFDLARENVSPAVPQDLSADVEMRFKRKFDAEFALYNSIS
- a CDS encoding molybdopterin-dependent oxidoreductase, whose translation is MQKYTAAHWGAYEIHGVGDATRLKPLPRDPHPSTIGEGWLDAVRDTNTRIARPAVREGWLKHRDRARSGDAAFVEVPWDEALDLAGDALKSVIETYGNQAIYAGSYGWSAAGRFHHAQSQMRRFLNTIGGFTGSVNTYSYAGAEVLWPHIVGQSNMYFQNDMTSWPVVAEQCDLFVAFGGIAKRAAQVTSAGTTAHETQVWLDRAVARGCRVVNISPLGTDTETQTRAEWMAPRPGTDCALILALAFEVFRNGHANSDFLNRCTTGAQRFEDYVKGSDGIPKTPEWAAQICDVPAQDIRDLAHRMGTSKTMINMAWSMQRAEGGEITIWGGLCLACVLGQIGLPGTGFGYGYGSTESVGRPHKVYNWPSVPQGQNPVQDYIPVARVTDMLESPGGSYSYNGQARTYPDAKLVWWSGGNPFHHHQDLIRLDKAWRSPQTVVVMDHSWTATARRADIVLPTTSALERDDIMINRLETAMLYMSSAVSPYGQSRDDYDIFSDLSLRFGTQAAFSEGRSAEEWQHTLWQACQTAGSSQGIELPDWTSFKTQGLFDFSGTGRRQIQMEAFRKDPDTHRRATHSGRIEMESATVAAMQLDDCPASPEWRMPVESLCDAAQGQFHLLSGQPDTRLHSQNDTGGPSKRSKSQGREVCTVHPDAATAHGVVNGDTVKVFNDRGACLAGVRISAHMRPDCISLPTGAWLDLREVDGEVMCVHGNPNVLTRDVGSTQLSQGNIAHSALVRMVKWDGELPEIRVHSLPRFVSAT